One Sanguibacter sp. HDW7 DNA window includes the following coding sequences:
- the hisH gene encoding imidazole glycerol phosphate synthase subunit HisH yields MTAPSVVVLDYGFGNVRSAVRALERVGAQVELTADRDAAMAADGLVVPGVGAFSAVMAGLRGVRGDWIVERRLAGGLPVLGICVGMQVMFDEGVEHGEHAEGLAQWPGVVERLDAPVVPHMGWNTVDAPVGSRLFAGIEDERFYFVHSYAAQTFTLGTDEPSDTRFHPPLVTWSDHGGRFVAAVENGPLAATQFHPEKSGDAGAQLLTNWLGTLR; encoded by the coding sequence GTGACCGCACCCAGCGTCGTCGTCCTCGACTACGGCTTCGGCAACGTCCGCTCGGCCGTGCGCGCGCTCGAGCGCGTGGGGGCGCAGGTCGAGCTCACGGCGGACCGTGACGCCGCGATGGCGGCCGACGGCCTCGTCGTGCCCGGCGTCGGCGCGTTCTCGGCCGTCATGGCGGGCCTGCGCGGCGTGCGCGGCGACTGGATCGTCGAGCGTCGGCTCGCGGGCGGCCTGCCCGTCCTCGGCATCTGCGTCGGCATGCAGGTGATGTTCGACGAGGGCGTCGAGCACGGCGAGCACGCCGAGGGCCTCGCGCAGTGGCCAGGCGTCGTCGAACGCCTCGACGCGCCCGTCGTGCCGCACATGGGCTGGAACACCGTCGACGCCCCCGTGGGCTCGCGGCTCTTCGCGGGGATCGAGGACGAGCGCTTCTACTTCGTCCACTCCTACGCGGCGCAGACCTTCACGCTCGGCACGGACGAACCGTCCGACACCCGTTTCCATCCGCCGCTCGTCACGTGGTCGGACCACGGCGGCCGCTTCGTGGCGGCCGTCGAGAACGGCCCGCTCGCGGCGACGCAGTTCCACCCCGAGAAGTCCGGCGACGCCGGCGCCCAGCTGCTCACCAACTGGCTCGGCACGCTGCGCTGA
- the hisB gene encoding imidazoleglycerol-phosphate dehydratase HisB: MTATKRTARIERATSESSVLVEIDLDGTGRTEISTGVPFYDHMLTALGKHSLIDLTVRAEGDTHIDAHHTVEDVAICLGEALKVALGDKRGIARFGDAHVPLDEALARAVVDVSGRPYLVHEGEPAGQEYHLIGGHFTGSLTRHVLESIAHHANICLHVTLLSGRDPHHIVEAQFKALARALRAAVALDPRVDGIPSTKGAL; the protein is encoded by the coding sequence GTGACCGCGACCAAGCGCACCGCACGCATCGAGCGCGCCACCTCGGAGTCGAGCGTGCTCGTCGAGATCGACCTCGACGGCACGGGCCGCACCGAGATCTCGACGGGCGTGCCGTTCTACGACCACATGCTCACGGCGCTCGGCAAGCACTCGCTCATCGACCTCACGGTCCGCGCCGAGGGTGACACGCACATCGACGCGCACCACACGGTCGAGGACGTGGCGATCTGCCTGGGCGAGGCGCTCAAGGTCGCGCTCGGCGACAAGCGCGGCATCGCGCGCTTCGGCGACGCGCACGTCCCGCTCGACGAGGCGCTCGCGCGCGCGGTCGTCGACGTCTCGGGCCGCCCGTACCTCGTGCACGAGGGCGAGCCTGCGGGTCAGGAGTACCACCTCATCGGCGGGCACTTCACGGGCTCGCTCACGCGGCACGTCCTCGAGTCGATCGCGCACCACGCGAACATCTGCCTGCACGTCACGCTGCTCTCGGGCCGCGACCCGCACCACATCGTCGAGGCGCAGTTCAAGGCGCTCGCCCGCGCGCTGCGTGCGGCGGTCGCGCTCGACCCGCGCGTCGACGGCATCCCGTCGACGAAGGGCGCGCTCTGA
- the priA gene encoding bifunctional 1-(5-phosphoribosyl)-5-((5-phosphoribosylamino)methylideneamino)imidazole-4-carboxamide isomerase/phosphoribosylanthranilate isomerase PriA — translation MSDRLVLLPAVDVVDGQAVRLTQGVAGSEKSYGDPLEAALEWQAGGAEWLHLVDLDAAFGRGSNADLLREVVGRLDIQVELTGGIRDDESLERALSTGAARVNLGTAAIEKPEWTARVLGEHGDRVAVGLDVRGTTVATRGWTEDGGDLWEVLARLDAAGCSRYVVTDVTKDGMLQGPNVELLAEVARRAAAPVVASGGISSLDDLRALRALVPAGVDQAIVGKALYDGAFTLPEALDVAGRP, via the coding sequence ATGTCCGACCGTCTCGTCCTCCTTCCCGCCGTCGACGTCGTCGACGGTCAGGCCGTCCGCCTCACGCAGGGGGTGGCCGGGTCGGAGAAGAGCTACGGCGACCCGCTCGAGGCGGCGCTCGAGTGGCAGGCCGGAGGCGCGGAGTGGCTCCACCTCGTCGACCTCGACGCGGCGTTCGGCCGTGGCTCGAACGCGGACCTGCTGCGCGAGGTCGTCGGGCGTCTCGACATCCAGGTCGAGCTCACGGGCGGCATCCGCGACGACGAGTCCCTCGAACGTGCGCTGAGCACGGGCGCGGCGCGCGTCAACCTCGGCACGGCCGCGATCGAGAAGCCCGAGTGGACGGCGCGCGTGCTCGGCGAGCACGGCGACCGCGTCGCCGTCGGCCTCGACGTGCGTGGTACGACGGTCGCGACGCGCGGCTGGACCGAGGACGGCGGCGACCTCTGGGAGGTCCTCGCGCGCCTCGACGCGGCCGGCTGCTCGCGCTACGTCGTCACGGACGTCACGAAGGACGGCATGCTCCAGGGCCCCAACGTCGAGCTGCTCGCCGAGGTTGCGCGCCGTGCGGCGGCGCCCGTCGTCGCCTCGGGCGGCATCTCGAGCCTCGACGACCTGCGTGCGCTGCGTGCGCTCGTCCCCGCGGGCGTCGACCAGGCGATCGTCGGCAAGGCGCTGTACGACGGCGCGTTCACGCTTCCGGAGGCGCTCGACGTGGCGGGCAGGCCGTGA
- a CDS encoding HAD family hydrolase: MPDTGGTRVTHVLLDADGVLQDVPAREWGTWAQAFVGDDVEEFFARVDLLERVAYAGRTDFLAGLARVLDDLGATADAEEVHVAVWRRTLPVAGSLEVVDALRRNGYGVHLGSNQEPVRAAWMRESFGYDALLDSSHYSCDVGAAKPERAFFDEVVRRLGVEPGSVLLVDDTAENVEGARAAGLAAVLWTVADGHDTLLALLDEHGVDARSVTPAGTSAQR; the protein is encoded by the coding sequence ATGCCGGACACCGGCGGGACCCGGGTCACCCACGTCCTGCTCGACGCCGACGGCGTGCTCCAGGACGTGCCCGCACGCGAGTGGGGAACGTGGGCCCAGGCGTTCGTGGGTGACGACGTCGAGGAGTTCTTCGCGCGCGTCGACCTGCTCGAGCGCGTCGCGTACGCGGGTCGCACGGACTTCCTCGCAGGCCTCGCGCGGGTGCTCGACGACCTCGGGGCCACGGCGGACGCCGAGGAGGTCCACGTGGCCGTGTGGCGCCGCACGTTGCCCGTCGCCGGGTCGCTCGAGGTGGTCGACGCGCTGCGACGCAACGGCTATGGGGTCCACCTCGGCTCGAACCAGGAGCCGGTGCGTGCCGCATGGATGCGTGAGTCCTTCGGCTACGACGCACTGCTCGACTCGTCCCACTACTCGTGCGACGTCGGCGCGGCCAAGCCGGAGCGCGCGTTCTTCGACGAGGTCGTCCGGCGCCTCGGCGTCGAGCCCGGGTCCGTGCTCCTCGTCGACGACACCGCGGAGAACGTCGAGGGTGCCCGCGCCGCGGGGCTCGCGGCCGTGCTCTGGACCGTCGCCGACGGTCACGATACGCTTCTCGCGCTGCTCGACGAGCACGGCGTCGACGCGAGGAGCGTCACGCCCGCCGGGACGTCCGCCCAGCGATAA
- a CDS encoding RecQ family ATP-dependent DNA helicase has translation MPPPPEDAWGGAPSGRGGPSTSPAPRQGARPDHHGASSATPRAAARTSRPQRAGLDGAVGREAAETVLRRLVGREDARLREDQWTAIEALVAHQRRVLVVQRTGWGKSAVYFVATALLREAGEGPTVIVSPLLALMRDQVAAAERAGIRAVTINSSNVTEWDDIHEQIAAGEVDVLLCSPERLNNPDFRDTVLPRLAADAGLVVVDEAHCISDWGHDFRPDYRRIRDLVANLPVGIPVLATTATANERVTRDVAEQLAVHAGAPAGEDVLVLRGALDRESLHLAVLPVTDQPTRVAWLIDALRAMPGSGIVYCLTVSAAEQVAEQLRGAGLEVRAYTGRTDTAEREQLEADLKADRVKALIATSALGMGFDKPDLGFVIHLGAPSSPIAYYQQVGRAGRGVDRATVVLVPGEEDQRIWEYFGSLAFPAEEQVRTVIGALEQGGTMSLPQLETHVDLKRARLETMLKVLDVDGAVQRVRGGWTATGQPWHYDTERYRRVDEARLREQRAMLDFERTEGCRMAFLRAQLDDPELEAGWRCGRCDRCGTVTLPPLPDRAAIGAARERMDRPGIEISARRQWPSGMTNLGVDLAGRLAADELAEPGRAVARLDGLGWSAPLRELFAATTPDGEVPRALRTAAARALDEWPGARTVDGIVLVASATRPQLVGHLAHGLGRYLGKPVVGEIAPAAGSAPGRHDVNSALRLAGVVERLQPRLSDAALAGLPGRSILLVDDYTESGWTLTVAARLLRRAGAASVLPFVLAQA, from the coding sequence ATGCCTCCCCCGCCCGAGGACGCCTGGGGCGGCGCACCGTCAGGCCGCGGCGGGCCGTCGACGAGCCCGGCTCCGCGCCAGGGGGCACGCCCCGACCACCACGGTGCTTCCTCTGCCACGCCCCGTGCTGCGGCTCGGACGTCGCGCCCGCAGCGCGCCGGGCTCGACGGGGCCGTCGGGCGCGAGGCCGCCGAGACCGTCCTGCGACGCCTCGTCGGACGCGAGGACGCCCGCCTGCGCGAGGACCAGTGGACCGCGATCGAGGCGCTCGTCGCCCACCAGCGTCGCGTCCTCGTCGTCCAGCGCACCGGCTGGGGCAAGTCCGCCGTCTACTTCGTCGCGACAGCGCTGCTGCGCGAGGCCGGCGAGGGCCCGACCGTCATCGTCTCCCCGCTCCTCGCGCTCATGCGCGACCAGGTCGCCGCCGCCGAGCGTGCCGGCATCCGCGCCGTGACGATCAACTCCTCGAACGTCACCGAGTGGGACGACATCCACGAGCAGATCGCGGCGGGCGAGGTCGACGTCCTCCTGTGCTCCCCCGAGCGGCTCAACAACCCCGACTTCCGCGACACCGTCCTGCCGCGGCTCGCGGCCGACGCGGGGCTCGTCGTCGTCGACGAGGCTCACTGCATCTCCGACTGGGGCCACGACTTCCGGCCCGACTACCGGCGCATCCGCGACCTCGTCGCGAACCTCCCCGTCGGCATCCCCGTGCTCGCGACGACCGCGACCGCGAACGAGCGCGTGACCCGCGACGTCGCCGAGCAGCTCGCCGTCCACGCGGGCGCCCCCGCGGGCGAGGACGTGCTCGTCCTGCGCGGCGCGCTCGACCGCGAGTCGCTCCACCTCGCGGTCCTGCCCGTCACCGACCAGCCGACCCGCGTCGCGTGGCTCATCGACGCGCTGCGAGCGATGCCCGGCTCAGGCATCGTCTACTGCCTCACGGTGTCTGCGGCCGAGCAGGTCGCCGAGCAGCTCCGCGGCGCAGGCCTCGAGGTCAGGGCGTACACGGGCCGCACCGACACCGCCGAGCGCGAGCAGCTCGAGGCCGACCTCAAGGCCGACCGCGTCAAGGCGCTCATCGCGACGAGCGCGCTCGGCATGGGCTTCGACAAGCCCGACCTCGGCTTCGTCATCCACCTCGGCGCCCCGAGCTCGCCCATCGCGTACTACCAGCAGGTCGGCCGTGCCGGGCGCGGCGTCGACCGCGCGACCGTCGTCCTCGTCCCGGGCGAGGAGGACCAGCGGATCTGGGAGTACTTCGGCTCGCTCGCCTTCCCCGCCGAGGAGCAGGTGCGCACCGTCATCGGCGCGCTCGAGCAGGGCGGCACCATGTCGCTGCCGCAGCTCGAGACGCACGTCGACCTCAAGCGCGCCCGACTCGAGACGATGCTCAAGGTCCTCGACGTCGACGGTGCCGTCCAGCGCGTGCGCGGCGGCTGGACCGCGACCGGGCAGCCGTGGCACTACGACACCGAGCGCTACCGGCGCGTCGACGAGGCACGGCTGCGCGAGCAGCGCGCCATGCTCGACTTCGAGCGCACCGAGGGCTGCCGTATGGCGTTCCTCCGCGCCCAGCTCGACGACCCCGAGCTCGAGGCCGGGTGGCGCTGCGGCCGCTGCGACCGTTGCGGCACCGTCACGCTGCCACCGCTGCCCGACCGTGCCGCGATCGGCGCGGCCCGCGAGCGCATGGACCGGCCCGGCATCGAGATCTCGGCCCGGCGCCAGTGGCCCAGCGGCATGACGAACCTCGGCGTCGACCTCGCAGGACGTCTCGCGGCCGACGAGCTCGCCGAGCCGGGGCGAGCCGTCGCACGCCTCGACGGCCTCGGCTGGTCGGCTCCCCTGCGCGAGCTCTTCGCCGCCACGACCCCCGACGGCGAGGTGCCGCGCGCCCTGCGGACCGCGGCCGCACGGGCGCTCGACGAGTGGCCCGGGGCCCGCACCGTCGACGGCATCGTCCTCGTCGCCTCCGCGACCCGGCCACAGCTCGTCGGGCACCTCGCGCACGGCCTCGGCCGCTACCTCGGCAAGCCCGTCGTCGGCGAGATCGCACCCGCCGCCGGCAGCGCGCCCGGACGGCACGACGTCAACTCGGCGCTGCGCCTCGCGGGCGTCGTCGAGCGGCTCCAGCCCCGCCTGAGCGACGCAGCCCTCGCGGGCCTGCCCGGCCGGTCGATCCTCCTCGTCGACGACTACACCGAGTCCGGCTGGACCCTCACCGTCGCGGCGCGACTGCTGCGCCGCGCCGGGGCGGCCTCGGTCCTGCCGTTCGTGCTCGCGCAGGCCTGA
- the hisD gene encoding histidinol dehydrogenase — protein MINRLDLRGRSLSARELSAVLPRPEVGVEDASRIVAPIVEDVRTRGAAALRDYAEKLDHVRPEHLRVPASEIAGALDGLDPELRSALEETITRVRAVHSAQRPADFTVEVAPGATVRQRWIPVQRVGLYVPGGLAVYPSSVIMNVVAAQEAGVASLAVASPPQADERGLPNATILAACALLGVDEVYAVGGAQAVAMFAYGAVGSEPQDGEILAEPVDVITGPGNVYVAAAKRVVRGVVGIDAEAGPTEIAVLADATADAEHVAADLLSQAEHDPMAASVLVTDSVELADAVDAAIARRAAATKHAERVAIALGGPQSATVLVDDVEQGLAVVNAYGAEHLEIQTADAAALADRVTSAGAIFVGAFSPVPLGDYMAGSNHVLPTGGCAHYSSGLGVHSFVRAVQVVEYSRDALGAIADRIVTFANAEDLPAHGEAVSARFSR, from the coding sequence GTGATCAACCGTCTGGACCTGCGTGGTCGCTCCCTGTCCGCCCGTGAGCTCTCCGCCGTCCTCCCGCGCCCCGAGGTGGGCGTCGAGGACGCGAGCCGCATCGTCGCCCCGATCGTCGAGGACGTCCGCACGCGCGGCGCCGCCGCGCTGCGCGACTATGCCGAGAAGCTCGACCACGTGCGGCCCGAGCACCTGCGGGTCCCCGCGTCCGAGATCGCTGGTGCGCTCGACGGTCTCGACCCCGAGCTGCGCTCGGCGCTCGAGGAGACCATCACGCGCGTCCGCGCCGTCCACTCGGCGCAGCGCCCCGCCGACTTCACGGTCGAGGTCGCGCCCGGCGCGACGGTCCGCCAGAGGTGGATCCCCGTGCAGCGCGTCGGCCTCTACGTGCCGGGCGGGCTCGCCGTCTACCCGTCGTCGGTCATCATGAACGTCGTCGCGGCACAGGAGGCCGGCGTCGCGTCGCTCGCGGTGGCCAGCCCGCCGCAGGCCGACGAGCGCGGCCTGCCGAACGCGACGATCCTCGCCGCGTGCGCGCTGCTCGGCGTCGACGAGGTCTACGCCGTCGGCGGAGCCCAGGCCGTCGCGATGTTCGCGTACGGCGCGGTGGGTTCTGAGCCCCAGGACGGCGAGATCCTCGCCGAGCCCGTCGACGTCATCACGGGGCCGGGCAACGTCTACGTCGCTGCGGCCAAGCGCGTCGTGCGCGGTGTCGTCGGCATCGACGCCGAGGCCGGACCCACCGAGATCGCGGTCCTTGCCGACGCGACGGCCGACGCCGAGCACGTCGCGGCCGACCTGCTGAGCCAGGCGGAGCACGACCCCATGGCGGCCTCCGTGCTCGTCACCGACTCGGTCGAGCTCGCCGACGCCGTCGACGCCGCGATCGCCCGCCGCGCCGCGGCCACCAAGCACGCCGAGCGCGTCGCGATCGCCCTCGGCGGCCCGCAGTCGGCGACGGTCCTCGTCGACGACGTCGAGCAGGGCCTCGCCGTCGTCAACGCGTACGGCGCCGAGCACCTCGAGATCCAGACGGCCGACGCCGCCGCGCTCGCGGACCGCGTGACGAGCGCGGGCGCGATCTTCGTCGGCGCGTTCTCACCCGTGCCGCTCGGCGACTACATGGCCGGCTCCAACCACGTCCTGCCGACCGGTGGCTGCGCGCACTACTCGAGCGGCCTCGGCGTGCACTCCTTCGTGCGCGCCGTCCAGGTCGTCGAGTACTCGCGCGACGCGCTCGGCGCGATCGCCGACCGCATCGTGACGTTCGCGAACGCCGAGGACCTCCCGGCACACGGCGAGGCGGTCAGCGCCCGCTTCAGCCGCTGA
- a CDS encoding histidinol-phosphate transaminase codes for MTTPDRALRLPIRPELAAEVPYGAPQLDVPVLLNVNENPYAPGPEVVASIAAAVADAATTLNRYPDRDFLGLRGDLAAYLGVESGVPLVAEQLWAANGSNEVMLHVLQAFAGPGRTVVSFAPTYSMYPEYARDTHSRYVVGHREADFTLDPAHAVEFVRAEQPSVIILTSPNNPTGTALPLATVRAVLDAALAVDVDGAPAVVVVDEAYAEFRRDGVPSALELLAEYPNLAVSRTMSKAFALAGARLGYLAARTEIVDALRVVRLPYHLSAVTQAVARAALAHAPSLLGKVAELRDERDATVAWLRAQSVGGRPLDVAETDSNFVLFGTFPDRHAVWQGLLDRGVLIRETGPDGWLRVSIGTREEMTAFKDALVEVAGL; via the coding sequence GTGACGACCCCCGACCGTGCCCTGAGGCTGCCGATCCGACCCGAGCTCGCCGCCGAGGTGCCCTACGGCGCCCCGCAGCTCGACGTCCCCGTGCTCCTCAACGTCAACGAGAACCCGTACGCGCCCGGCCCCGAGGTCGTCGCGAGCATCGCGGCCGCCGTGGCGGACGCGGCGACGACCCTCAACCGGTACCCGGACCGTGACTTCCTCGGGCTGCGCGGCGACCTCGCCGCGTACCTCGGCGTCGAGTCCGGCGTGCCGCTCGTCGCCGAGCAGCTGTGGGCCGCGAACGGCTCGAACGAGGTCATGCTCCACGTCCTGCAGGCCTTCGCGGGCCCGGGTCGCACGGTCGTCTCGTTCGCGCCGACGTACTCGATGTACCCGGAGTACGCGCGCGACACGCACTCGCGCTACGTCGTGGGCCACCGCGAGGCGGACTTCACGCTCGACCCGGCCCACGCGGTCGAGTTCGTCCGCGCCGAGCAGCCGTCCGTCATCATCCTCACGAGCCCCAACAACCCGACGGGCACGGCGCTGCCGCTCGCGACGGTCCGGGCCGTGCTCGACGCCGCGCTCGCGGTCGACGTCGACGGGGCCCCCGCGGTCGTCGTCGTCGACGAGGCCTACGCGGAGTTCCGTCGCGACGGCGTGCCGAGCGCGCTCGAGCTCCTCGCGGAGTACCCGAACCTCGCGGTGAGCCGCACGATGTCCAAGGCGTTCGCGCTCGCGGGCGCGCGCCTCGGCTACCTCGCGGCACGCACCGAGATCGTCGACGCGCTGCGCGTCGTCCGCCTGCCGTACCACCTGTCGGCCGTGACGCAGGCCGTCGCACGTGCCGCGCTCGCGCACGCGCCCTCGCTCCTCGGCAAGGTCGCCGAGCTGCGCGACGAGCGCGACGCGACCGTCGCGTGGCTGCGCGCGCAGAGCGTCGGCGGGCGCCCGCTCGACGTCGCCGAGACCGACTCGAACTTCGTGCTCTTCGGGACGTTCCCCGACAGGCACGCCGTCTGGCAGGGCCTGCTGGATCGGGGTGTCCTCATCCGGGAGACTGGTCCCGACGGCTGGCTGCGCGTGTCGATCGGCACGCGCGAGGAGATGACGGCGTTCAAGGACGCCCTCGTGGAGGTAGCAGGACTGTGA
- a CDS encoding ASCH domain-containing protein: MTEPSVDLDAANAMWDAYVATGAVPAGTAPVAFDVFGDGPALADELLGLVLEGRKRGTATLEAEVTHVGEIAPAVGDHWVMCDGSGVPRCILRTTAVDAVPFDDVGEDFARSEGEGDGSLATWRAGHRAYWERMSVRTGVPFGGDSIVLAERFTVVWPPEVADA; encoded by the coding sequence ATGACCGAGCCTTCAGTCGACCTCGACGCGGCCAACGCCATGTGGGACGCCTACGTCGCGACGGGCGCGGTGCCCGCGGGCACCGCGCCCGTCGCGTTCGACGTGTTCGGTGACGGGCCGGCGCTCGCCGACGAGCTGCTCGGCCTCGTGCTCGAGGGTCGCAAGCGCGGTACGGCGACCCTCGAGGCCGAGGTCACGCACGTCGGCGAGATCGCACCCGCGGTGGGTGACCACTGGGTGATGTGCGACGGGTCCGGCGTGCCGCGCTGCATCCTGCGGACGACGGCGGTCGACGCCGTCCCGTTCGACGACGTCGGCGAGGACTTCGCGCGGTCCGAGGGCGAGGGCGACGGTTCGCTCGCCACCTGGCGAGCCGGCCACCGCGCCTACTGGGAGCGGATGAGCGTGCGGACGGGCGTGCCGTTCGGCGGCGACAGCATCGTCCTCGCCGAGCGCTTCACGGTCGTGTGGCCGCCCGAGGTCGCGGACGCCTGA
- a CDS encoding DUF1697 domain-containing protein, which translates to MPAPELDAADVRLAALLRGVNVGGRNIQMYELRDTVGALDVRNVRTVLASGNVLLDAAASVPVPEVRARLEQAIGEHFEYEALVAVVPLPLVAEIVEGSPWPDDDAWHTYVAFSTEPGLLREATTVTEEQVEAEAEAAAAAEDAAEAAEAAKDAAAGAGTAARVAALPGGITEPGAPAPSDAPAGTRLAEVRARASSRRTLAETLAANEAAAARVTELRERTGRTEVCSVVAASFLVGGAERDEANGDLLESWQHPSEDLAARLAEIGLDVLWWRCPRGSSLTTPLARTLARSRFSRTTTRNVRTLRRFA; encoded by the coding sequence ATGCCTGCACCTGAGCTCGATGCCGCAGACGTCCGCCTCGCCGCGCTGCTGCGCGGCGTCAACGTGGGCGGCCGCAACATCCAGATGTACGAGCTGCGCGACACGGTCGGGGCCCTCGACGTCCGCAACGTCCGCACGGTGCTCGCGAGCGGCAACGTCCTCCTCGACGCGGCCGCGAGCGTTCCCGTCCCGGAGGTCCGGGCACGGCTCGAGCAGGCGATCGGCGAGCACTTCGAGTACGAGGCGCTCGTCGCCGTCGTGCCGCTCCCCCTCGTCGCCGAGATCGTCGAGGGCTCTCCCTGGCCCGACGACGACGCGTGGCACACGTACGTCGCGTTCTCGACCGAGCCCGGGCTCCTGCGCGAGGCGACGACGGTGACCGAGGAGCAGGTCGAGGCCGAAGCGGAGGCGGCCGCGGCCGCCGAGGACGCCGCCGAGGCCGCCGAGGCCGCGAAGGATGCCGCCGCCGGGGCCGGGACGGCAGCACGCGTCGCAGCGCTGCCCGGCGGCATCACCGAGCCCGGAGCTCCCGCACCGTCCGACGCCCCCGCCGGCACCCGCCTCGCCGAGGTCCGCGCACGCGCCTCGTCCCGCAGGACGCTCGCCGAGACGCTCGCCGCGAACGAGGCCGCGGCCGCACGCGTCACGGAGCTCCGCGAGCGCACGGGACGTACCGAGGTGTGCTCGGTCGTCGCCGCGAGCTTCCTCGTCGGCGGCGCCGAGCGCGACGAGGCGAACGGGGACCTTCTCGAGAGCTGGCAGCACCCGTCCGAGGACCTCGCCGCCCGGCTCGCGGAGATCGGGCTCGACGTGCTGTGGTGGCGCTGCCCCCGCGGCTCGTCCCTCACGACACCGCTCGCGAGGACCCTCGCCCGCTCACGCTTCTCCCGCACGACGACGCGCAACGTGCGCACGCTGCGCCGCTTCGCCTGA
- a CDS encoding pyridoxamine 5'-phosphate oxidase family protein, giving the protein MRPLTPEQTVFVTERHLATLTTLRADGTPHVVPVAFTWDADAQLVRITTERTSVKARNIAAAEAAGVARVAVCQVDGGRWLTFEGTATVSDDAADVAEAVRRYAVRYRSLDPNPSRVVLVVRPDRVLGSGYMTH; this is encoded by the coding sequence GTGCGTCCTCTCACCCCCGAGCAGACCGTCTTCGTCACCGAGCGGCACCTCGCGACGCTCACGACGCTGCGAGCCGACGGCACGCCGCACGTCGTGCCCGTCGCGTTCACGTGGGACGCCGACGCGCAGCTCGTGCGCATCACGACCGAGCGGACGAGCGTCAAGGCACGCAACATCGCCGCTGCGGAGGCGGCCGGCGTCGCGCGCGTCGCCGTGTGCCAGGTCGACGGCGGACGCTGGCTCACGTTCGAGGGCACCGCAACGGTGTCCGACGACGCGGCCGACGTCGCCGAGGCCGTGCGCCGCTACGCGGTGCGCTACCGGTCGCTCGACCCCAACCCCTCGCGCGTCGTCCTCGTCGTGCGCCCGGACCGGGTGCTCGGCTCGGGGTACATGACGCACTGA
- a CDS encoding RNA-binding S4 domain-containing protein: protein MHDVTIRDESIRLGQFLKLADLAESGAEARDLVTDGEVKVNGEVDTRRGRQLVPGDVVEVSSPAGRRSARVARDA, encoded by the coding sequence ATGCACGACGTGACGATCCGCGACGAGTCCATCCGCCTGGGCCAGTTCCTCAAGCTCGCCGACCTCGCCGAGTCCGGCGCCGAGGCCCGTGACCTCGTGACCGACGGCGAGGTCAAGGTCAACGGCGAGGTCGACACGCGCCGTGGACGGCAGCTCGTCCCCGGCGACGTCGTCGAGGTGTCCTCGCCGGCAGGGCGCAGGTCCGCCCGCGTCGCACGCGACGCCTGA